From one Flavobacteriales bacterium genomic stretch:
- a CDS encoding transporter, which yields MKKTILILLIIRSFVAYSCDNCNVYLNISPNDYRNSFGFYHHSRFMYGKYNELGQVLLKHGGVETSQLLNKEVIDIYKTYELRGTFYLKDRWKTMFTLPIVDNTEKIDGLAKYRIKGLGDPLLIQTYQLYNTKQTSDTTQNITHRVTIGGGVKLPLGSISKSYAFGTPNLDLQPGSGSWDFLFLTTYAFRYKSLGFSTNLNIKFNTYNQDNFRYGNTLNLNANIFYIKEVKGLVLMPFLGSYVEKFEKDYEQAIINDSGGATFFGNIGLKLYKNNWSLSAQYQHVYATQLNGDTQLFTTYRTSVGLNYNF from the coding sequence ATGAAGAAAACAATTCTTATTTTATTAATAATTCGTTCGTTTGTTGCTTATTCGTGTGATAATTGTAATGTATATTTAAATATATCACCTAATGATTATCGAAATTCATTTGGATTTTACCATCATTCAAGATTTATGTATGGAAAGTATAATGAATTAGGTCAAGTATTATTAAAACACGGAGGAGTAGAAACCAGCCAATTATTAAATAAAGAAGTAATAGACATCTATAAAACGTATGAATTAAGAGGTACTTTTTATCTGAAAGATAGGTGGAAGACAATGTTTACCTTACCTATAGTAGATAATACTGAAAAGATTGACGGATTAGCAAAATATAGGATCAAAGGATTAGGAGATCCATTATTGATTCAAACCTATCAATTGTATAATACTAAGCAAACTTCAGATACAACTCAAAATATAACTCATAGAGTTACTATTGGAGGAGGGGTAAAATTACCATTAGGAAGTATTTCTAAATCATATGCTTTTGGAACGCCAAATTTAGATTTGCAGCCAGGTTCAGGAAGTTGGGATTTTTTGTTCTTGACGACTTATGCTTTTAGGTATAAAAGTCTAGGGTTTTCAACGAATCTTAATATTAAGTTTAATACCTATAATCAAGATAATTTTAGATATGGAAACACCTTAAACCTTAATGCTAATATCTTTTACATTAAAGAAGTAAAAGGACTAGTATTGATGCCATTTTTGGGATCTTATGTCGAAAAGTTTGAGAAAGATTATGAACAGGCGATCATTAATGATTCAGGTGGAGCAACCTTTTTTGGGAATATTGGTCTTAAATTATATAAAAACAATTGGAGCTTAAGTGCTCAATACCAACATGTGTATGCTACTCAATTAAATGGAGATACACAATTATTTACAACCTACAGAACGTCTGTAGGATTAAATTACAATTTTTAA